In a genomic window of Pseudoglutamicibacter albus:
- the cydC gene encoding thiol reductant ABC exporter subunit CydC, translating to MPQGTSRGALLALGAVAAARAVGLIALMSALAAGIAHVAAGHQLDVASLLLYGLGGVVLRAAATWASRVIAVRAAVDVKESLRARLVEHQLNNARSSNNAGSSSNAGSSNNAGAGESGGVAKGSATSHSEASATVVASRGLDGLDSFFRDYLPALVATAVIPLAVLARVVWADWVSALIIVLTIPLVPVFMALIGWHTEERIQQAQDGLDRLSHHLSELARGLPVLVGLRRADAQRRALFDVSEKYRLSTAKTLRAAFMSSFALELIATISVALVAVFIGVRLVWGQLSLEDGLVALMLAPEAYMSLRAVGAGFHASEDGVAALKRVNAILEQESVSDSTEDAPAGPRTAHGLHTAPAAPDAGVSVSGLRVVRGGGRESVGPVTFDALPGTVTALAGPSGCGKSSVLAVLAGVAHAQLATACEGRVAGLDVVSGTESEPHDAAQPRPRGVAFQAPNFSQETPRAELALALAEPVQLGATATEAGVDGVGEDVAALLPSHAWDRPISELSPGEKRRLAVMRAVTNLRSARQASSAAHGTAAGGTRDGQAPGLLALDEPTAHLDPVSAQRVRQLIRAEADSGNIVVIATHDPAARAISDAFLTWERAGAEPIYTAGTPAEALPGRPVGHGVAQANGANAVHANGAKAANDAGAATDSTGTFPKQTRTTDAQPASTPRWGLPWRILPWGKAALWGAAALGALSVLSGGALTAVSGWLIVYASQQPPIMYLMVAIVGVRFFGLLRSTLRYAERNVTHNAVLAWASRLRVAVWDALGSNILGWQRLNRPGGAAGTLIAEVDEIRDTVPRVIVPIPAAVAAVLATCLASWLVIPSLGWMLLTLLVLGLVVAPLTTLAVERRATAVMAEHRVRVAEQTGRIMAAAPDIAAHNAVARHVAWFRSSDELVSRAVRREALGSGVGEGLASLLGGCAAMAALVLGAAAGADPRLLALAVLLLLAVDEPLGQLAEALRQVPVLSSMLASVAPYLENRSVTAIETEPEPHEEAPAGADAAHRVDSVRVRDLSAAYAPEDPPVFGPVSGGVEQGEMWAVTGPSGSGKSTMIAVMLGFLTPRTGTVQARTDGAWVTLAQAPDAAAGSPGNVSEAALAGLAWCPQDGYVFDSTVRGNLALGRDKSNPVSDAEMYAALERVGLGPWAAHLPDGLDTLTGAGGRFMSGGQRQRLAVARTLLAGARAIILDEPTAHLGEDEGQALIDDVRSGAHDVALVLVTHDQELAAQAESITRL from the coding sequence TTGCCTCAAGGTACCTCTCGCGGTGCTCTTCTGGCGCTCGGGGCCGTAGCGGCGGCTCGCGCCGTCGGGTTGATCGCGTTGATGTCCGCACTCGCGGCGGGCATCGCGCACGTGGCGGCAGGCCACCAACTCGACGTCGCGAGCCTTCTGCTTTACGGCCTCGGCGGCGTTGTCCTGCGGGCCGCGGCTACGTGGGCCTCGCGTGTGATCGCGGTGCGGGCAGCAGTTGATGTCAAAGAGTCGCTGCGAGCCCGGCTCGTTGAGCACCAGCTCAACAATGCAAGATCAAGCAACAACGCAGGATCAAGTAGCAATGCCGGATCAAGCAACAACGCCGGGGCAGGCGAATCCGGTGGGGTAGCGAAAGGAAGTGCTACCAGCCACAGCGAGGCCTCCGCGACGGTTGTCGCTTCCCGCGGGCTCGATGGCTTGGATTCCTTCTTCCGGGACTATCTGCCGGCCCTCGTGGCAACCGCGGTGATCCCACTGGCCGTGTTGGCCCGTGTTGTGTGGGCGGACTGGGTTTCCGCGCTCATCATCGTGTTGACGATCCCGCTCGTGCCAGTGTTCATGGCGCTGATCGGGTGGCATACCGAAGAGCGCATCCAGCAGGCCCAAGACGGGTTGGACCGTCTATCGCATCACCTCAGTGAGCTCGCGCGCGGGCTGCCTGTTCTTGTTGGTTTGCGCCGCGCCGATGCTCAGCGGCGCGCCCTGTTCGATGTTTCGGAGAAATACCGCCTCAGTACCGCTAAGACTTTGCGCGCGGCGTTCATGTCTTCCTTCGCGCTTGAGTTGATCGCGACCATCTCGGTTGCGTTGGTTGCGGTGTTCATCGGTGTGCGGCTTGTGTGGGGCCAGTTGAGTCTTGAAGACGGCCTGGTCGCTTTGATGCTCGCGCCGGAGGCCTACATGTCCTTGCGAGCCGTGGGTGCCGGCTTCCACGCATCCGAAGACGGGGTCGCGGCCCTCAAGCGCGTCAATGCGATCCTTGAGCAGGAGTCCGTGAGCGATTCCACGGAGGATGCACCCGCCGGCCCGCGCACGGCACATGGCTTGCACACAGCGCCTGCGGCCCCAGATGCTGGCGTCTCGGTGAGCGGGCTACGGGTGGTCCGGGGTGGCGGGCGTGAATCCGTGGGGCCGGTGACCTTCGACGCTCTGCCGGGGACTGTCACGGCTCTGGCCGGGCCTTCTGGCTGCGGTAAGTCCTCGGTGCTCGCTGTGCTCGCCGGGGTCGCTCACGCGCAACTTGCCACGGCTTGTGAGGGCCGTGTCGCAGGCCTCGACGTGGTAAGCGGAACGGAATCCGAACCGCACGATGCCGCGCAGCCGAGGCCTAGAGGTGTCGCGTTCCAGGCGCCGAATTTTTCGCAAGAGACCCCGCGGGCTGAACTAGCCTTAGCGTTGGCCGAACCAGTCCAGCTAGGAGCTACCGCTACGGAAGCGGGCGTTGATGGTGTCGGCGAGGATGTGGCCGCGCTGTTACCAAGCCACGCGTGGGATCGGCCGATCTCGGAGCTTTCGCCGGGGGAGAAGCGCCGGCTTGCGGTGATGCGGGCGGTCACGAATCTGCGCTCGGCACGTCAAGCCTCGAGCGCGGCGCACGGCACGGCCGCTGGCGGAACACGCGACGGGCAAGCGCCTGGCCTGCTGGCTTTGGATGAGCCGACAGCCCATCTTGACCCGGTCTCGGCCCAGCGCGTACGGCAGCTGATCCGGGCAGAAGCAGACAGCGGCAACATCGTGGTGATCGCGACCCACGACCCGGCCGCGAGGGCGATCAGTGATGCCTTCCTCACCTGGGAGAGGGCAGGAGCCGAACCCATCTACACCGCAGGGACACCAGCGGAAGCGCTTCCGGGGCGACCCGTCGGGCACGGCGTTGCCCAGGCCAACGGGGCCAACGCTGTCCATGCCAACGGTGCCAAGGCTGCCAACGACGCCGGCGCTGCGACAGACTCCACGGGCACGTTCCCGAAGCAAACACGAACCACGGACGCCCAACCGGCGAGTACGCCTCGCTGGGGCCTTCCGTGGCGGATCCTGCCGTGGGGTAAAGCCGCTCTATGGGGTGCGGCGGCACTTGGTGCGCTATCGGTCCTGTCCGGCGGGGCGCTCACGGCGGTGTCCGGTTGGCTTATCGTCTATGCCTCCCAACAACCGCCCATCATGTACCTCATGGTTGCGATCGTGGGTGTGCGCTTCTTCGGTTTGCTTCGTTCCACGCTGCGTTATGCCGAACGAAACGTGACACACAACGCGGTGCTCGCGTGGGCTTCACGGCTCCGCGTTGCGGTCTGGGACGCCCTAGGCTCCAATATTCTGGGTTGGCAGCGGCTCAACCGGCCAGGTGGGGCGGCGGGCACGCTCATCGCTGAGGTCGATGAGATTCGCGATACGGTCCCGCGCGTCATCGTCCCGATCCCGGCGGCGGTCGCTGCGGTGCTCGCAACCTGTTTGGCGTCCTGGCTCGTGATCCCGTCCCTGGGGTGGATGTTGCTCACGCTCCTGGTGTTAGGGCTTGTGGTTGCCCCGCTCACCACGCTAGCGGTTGAGCGCAGGGCTACAGCCGTCATGGCTGAACACAGGGTCCGGGTCGCCGAGCAGACCGGCCGCATCATGGCGGCAGCCCCAGACATCGCGGCACACAACGCGGTGGCTCGCCACGTTGCGTGGTTCCGAAGCAGCGATGAGTTGGTCAGCCGCGCGGTCCGCCGCGAGGCGCTCGGCTCGGGGGTGGGGGAGGGACTCGCCTCCCTCCTGGGCGGATGCGCCGCGATGGCCGCGCTCGTACTGGGTGCCGCCGCAGGCGCTGATCCGCGCCTGCTCGCACTCGCGGTGTTGCTGTTGCTCGCGGTTGATGAGCCGCTCGGCCAGCTCGCTGAAGCGCTGAGACAGGTACCGGTGCTCAGCTCGATGCTCGCTTCAGTCGCCCCATACCTGGAGAACCGTTCGGTCACGGCTATCGAGACTGAACCAGAGCCTCATGAAGAGGCGCCGGCCGGTGCTGATGCTGCGCATCGTGTGGATAGTGTGCGTGTGCGGGATCTGAGTGCCGCTTACGCTCCAGAGGATCCGCCGGTGTTCGGGCCGGTCTCAGGTGGGGTCGAACAAGGCGAAATGTGGGCCGTCACGGGGCCTTCAGGTTCCGGTAAGTCCACGATGATCGCTGTGATGCTCGGTTTCCTCACGCCCCGCACGGGCACGGTCCAGGCCCGTACGGATGGCGCGTGGGTCACCCTTGCCCAGGCCCCCGATGCGGCAGCTGGCTCCCCAGGGAACGTATCCGAGGCGGCTTTGGCTGGCCTCGCGTGGTGTCCGCAGGACGGGTACGTGTTCGACTCCACGGTGCGCGGTAACCTCGCGCTTGGCCGCGATAAAAGTAATCCGGTCTCGGATGCGGAAATGTACGCGGCTCTAGAGCGGGTAGGCCTGGGGCCGTGGGCCGCTCACCTGCCCGACGGCTTGGATACCCTCACCGGTGCTGGCGGCAGATTCATGTCTGGCGGTCAACGGCAACGGCTCGCTGTGGCTCGAACACTGCTTGCTGGTGCGCGCGCGATCATCCTCGATGAACCGACCGCCCACCTTGGCGAGGACGAAGGCCAAGCCCTCATCGACGATGTCCGCTCAGGCGCCCACGACGTCGCCTTGGTGTTGGTGACCCACGATCAGGAGCTGGCAGCCCAGGCGGAGAGCATCACGCGGCTATAA
- the cydB gene encoding cytochrome d ubiquinol oxidase subunit II produces the protein MEFLPTLWFILIAVLWIGYLFLEGFDLGVGMLFKSFAKNERDRRVMLNTIGPVWDGNEVWLLTAGGATFAAFPNWYAALFSGLYLPLTLALLALILRGVSIEYRGKTNSTRGRAFWDWCMAGGSFLAAFCVGAMLALTSTGLPLDAHGNRVGHAFVWLNGYAVLGGLAVVLFSYVHGLTFVALKTDGDIRQRAEARLARMLPWALIPVAAWAVVVVVGTGTTWAWAPLVLAVVGALAATFFAFKRREGWTFISLGATLVTGVAAIFGSLFPNVLPSTVDPAFNLTIYNASSTENTLLIMSIVAAIGVPITLAYQSYTYWVFRKRISAHHIPPQHFVTSVV, from the coding sequence ATGGAATTTTTACCAACTCTCTGGTTCATCCTGATTGCCGTCCTGTGGATCGGTTACCTCTTCCTTGAAGGGTTCGACCTCGGCGTCGGAATGCTGTTCAAATCGTTTGCGAAGAACGAGCGCGACCGCCGCGTTATGCTCAACACGATCGGTCCGGTGTGGGACGGTAACGAAGTGTGGCTGCTGACAGCTGGTGGCGCGACCTTCGCTGCGTTCCCGAACTGGTATGCGGCACTGTTCTCCGGCCTGTACCTACCGCTGACGCTTGCGTTGCTCGCACTGATTCTGCGCGGTGTATCGATCGAGTACCGCGGTAAAACCAATTCGACACGTGGCCGAGCTTTCTGGGACTGGTGCATGGCTGGAGGGTCGTTCCTCGCGGCGTTCTGTGTGGGCGCGATGCTCGCACTGACCTCAACCGGTTTGCCACTGGATGCACACGGCAACCGTGTGGGCCACGCATTCGTATGGCTCAACGGCTACGCCGTGCTCGGTGGACTCGCAGTGGTTCTGTTCTCCTACGTCCACGGCCTCACCTTCGTTGCGCTCAAGACCGATGGCGACATCCGCCAACGCGCAGAGGCCCGTTTGGCGCGCATGTTGCCGTGGGCTTTGATCCCGGTGGCCGCGTGGGCTGTTGTGGTTGTGGTCGGTACCGGAACCACGTGGGCCTGGGCACCACTTGTACTTGCTGTTGTGGGTGCGTTGGCGGCAACCTTCTTTGCGTTCAAGCGGCGCGAAGGCTGGACGTTCATTTCACTCGGCGCCACCCTGGTTACTGGTGTCGCCGCGATCTTCGGCAGCCTGTTTCCGAACGTGCTGCCATCCACCGTTGATCCAGCGTTCAACCTCACGATCTACAACGCGTCCTCGACCGAGAACACGTTGCTGATCATGTCCATTGTGGCGGCGATCGGTGTCCCGATCACTCTCGCATATCAGAGCTACACCTATTGGGTGTTCCGCAAGCGCATTTCGGCGCACCACATTCCGCCTCAGCACTTTGTCACGAGCGTGGTGTGA
- a CDS encoding cytochrome ubiquinol oxidase subunit I, which yields MDPVLDPVLIGRWQFGITTVYHFLMVPLTIGLGVLVATLQTLWYKTGKEQYLRSTKFWGKLFLINFIMGVVTGIVQEFQFGMAWSEYSKFVGDVFGAPLAMEALLAFFVESTFLGLWIFGWKRLPKGFHLATIWIAALATWLSAYFILVANSFMQHPVGVELIDGRAVMTDPVAVFTNNTAIVTLLHTIFGSLAVAGGFLLGISWFHLYRRRRDGIDTVDAKGYVVVGEDPAKGAGRDKTDYKVWRSSFRLGGWVALVAFLGVAFSGHSQAQLMIYQQPMKMASAEAACHDGTGFSVLSFGDLGSDGKTTCENVTTTIEIPGLLSFLAHDNFTTPVKGVNTLIPEYQEKYGTHLPDNPMYGKYAGTEIDYQPIMAVTYWGFRLMITFGGLAAVAAAVGLWLGRKGTVPDNKWLSRLAVLSIGAPFAANSAGWIFTEMGRQPFVVAPAPDGNDGVFMFTAAALSPGVSAGELLTSTILLTAVYGVLAVVECVFLFRYARGGTPSAMPENDHNYDPNIDEHNDDAPKRNADDDVLAFAY from the coding sequence ATGGACCCAGTATTAGATCCGGTCTTGATCGGCCGGTGGCAATTCGGCATCACCACCGTCTATCACTTCTTGATGGTCCCTCTAACCATTGGTCTGGGTGTTCTTGTAGCCACACTTCAGACGCTGTGGTACAAGACGGGCAAGGAGCAGTATCTGCGCTCCACGAAGTTCTGGGGAAAGCTATTCCTCATCAACTTCATCATGGGTGTTGTCACCGGTATCGTCCAGGAATTCCAGTTCGGTATGGCCTGGAGCGAATACTCCAAGTTCGTCGGTGACGTCTTCGGTGCCCCGCTCGCTATGGAAGCGTTGCTGGCGTTCTTCGTCGAATCCACATTCCTTGGCTTGTGGATCTTCGGCTGGAAGCGCCTGCCGAAAGGTTTCCACCTCGCAACTATCTGGATCGCGGCACTGGCCACATGGCTGTCCGCCTACTTCATCCTCGTCGCGAACTCCTTCATGCAACACCCGGTGGGCGTTGAGCTCATCGATGGACGCGCCGTGATGACTGACCCAGTTGCGGTGTTCACTAACAACACCGCGATCGTGACCCTGCTCCACACGATCTTCGGTTCCCTCGCTGTAGCCGGTGGCTTCCTGCTCGGTATCTCCTGGTTCCACCTCTACCGTCGCCGCCGCGACGGCATCGACACCGTGGACGCCAAGGGCTACGTCGTGGTGGGTGAAGACCCAGCCAAGGGTGCCGGCCGCGATAAGACCGACTACAAGGTGTGGCGCAGTTCCTTCCGCCTTGGCGGGTGGGTTGCCCTCGTCGCTTTCTTAGGTGTCGCATTCTCGGGCCACTCTCAAGCTCAGCTGATGATCTATCAGCAGCCCATGAAGATGGCTTCCGCGGAAGCCGCATGCCACGACGGTACCGGCTTCTCCGTTTTGTCTTTCGGTGACCTCGGCTCCGACGGTAAGACGACCTGTGAGAACGTCACCACGACCATCGAAATCCCTGGACTGCTTTCCTTCCTGGCTCACGACAACTTCACGACCCCGGTCAAGGGCGTGAACACGTTGATCCCTGAATACCAGGAGAAATACGGAACCCACCTGCCGGATAACCCGATGTATGGCAAGTACGCGGGTACCGAGATCGACTATCAGCCGATCATGGCTGTGACGTACTGGGGCTTCCGTCTCATGATCACCTTCGGTGGCCTCGCAGCAGTTGCTGCGGCCGTTGGCTTGTGGCTGGGACGTAAGGGCACGGTCCCGGATAATAAGTGGCTCTCGCGTTTGGCAGTACTTTCGATCGGTGCCCCGTTCGCCGCGAACAGCGCTGGCTGGATCTTCACCGAGATGGGCCGCCAGCCATTCGTGGTCGCCCCAGCACCGGACGGTAACGACGGCGTGTTCATGTTCACCGCCGCAGCACTGTCCCCAGGGGTCAGCGCGGGCGAGCTGTTGACATCGACGATCCTGCTGACCGCCGTCTACGGCGTGCTCGCAGTCGTTGAATGCGTGTTCCTCTTCCGCTACGCACGCGGCGGCACACCGTCCGCGATGCCGGAAAATGACCACAACTACGATCCGAATATCGACGAGCACAACGACGACGCACCGAAGCGTAACGCTGACGACGACGTCCTCGCGTTCGCGTACTGA
- a CDS encoding glycosyltransferase family 4 protein, which yields MRICIITESYPPHVNGVSNTARRAAHHARDAGHDVLVIAPSPTPSWVARFTRIEDIDVYQVPALAVPGYNSFTASTVTNIALRPVISRFNPDVVHAASPMWLGHAGTSAAKSLGIPIVAAYQTDIPAYVSRYGAEALRTLALSQLRRIHSRAHTNLVPSSASAQQLSALGVGRLRMWGRGVDHANFSPARRAEGRVWWNSHGIGLGGRPIVGFVGRLAPEKQVEDLAVLLGAGAHGGSGSRARLDADLAVIGDGPARSLVTAALPGAHMMGLQQAHTVGAAMAGLDVLVHTGPYETYCQVIQEGQAAGVPVVSVAAGGPLDLIEDGITGLLYEPGNLLGLRHHVEELLARPEWAAKIAQAGSESVADRTWDAINDQLLGHWSTAASTGKRLKTWTQ from the coding sequence GTGAGGATTTGCATTATCACCGAGTCCTATCCACCCCACGTCAACGGCGTATCGAATACAGCCAGACGAGCCGCCCATCACGCCCGTGATGCCGGCCACGACGTACTCGTCATCGCACCATCCCCCACGCCCTCCTGGGTTGCACGTTTTACGCGCATCGAAGACATCGACGTGTATCAGGTCCCCGCACTCGCTGTCCCCGGCTACAACAGCTTCACGGCATCAACCGTGACCAACATCGCGTTGCGGCCGGTCATTTCCCGCTTCAACCCCGATGTGGTCCACGCGGCCTCCCCCATGTGGCTGGGGCACGCTGGAACCTCTGCCGCCAAGAGCCTGGGCATCCCTATCGTCGCGGCGTATCAAACCGATATTCCCGCATATGTTAGCCGCTACGGCGCCGAGGCGCTGCGCACACTTGCTCTATCTCAGCTGCGTCGCATCCATTCCCGCGCGCACACGAACCTGGTGCCAAGTTCGGCTTCAGCCCAACAGTTGAGTGCATTAGGCGTTGGCCGTTTGCGCATGTGGGGACGCGGCGTGGACCACGCGAACTTCTCCCCTGCCCGCCGTGCGGAGGGCCGCGTTTGGTGGAACAGCCACGGGATCGGCCTGGGCGGTCGCCCGATCGTCGGCTTCGTGGGCCGGTTAGCTCCCGAGAAGCAGGTCGAAGATCTCGCGGTCTTACTTGGCGCAGGAGCACATGGCGGTTCAGGCTCGCGGGCACGGCTCGATGCGGACCTCGCCGTGATCGGTGACGGCCCAGCTCGCAGCCTGGTTACCGCCGCGTTGCCTGGGGCGCACATGATGGGCCTGCAGCAAGCGCACACGGTCGGGGCGGCTATGGCAGGGCTCGATGTTTTGGTCCACACCGGCCCGTACGAAACCTATTGCCAGGTGATCCAGGAGGGCCAGGCCGCTGGGGTCCCGGTCGTCTCGGTCGCAGCCGGAGGGCCGCTTGACCTGATCGAAGACGGGATAACCGGCCTGCTGTATGAGCCCGGGAATCTGTTAGGGCTACGGCACCACGTCGAAGAGCTTCTGGCCAGGCCAGAGTGGGCCGCGAAGATCGCGCAGGCAGGCTCCGAATCGGTCGCGGACCGCACGTGGGATGCGATCAACGACCAGCTTCTAGGGCACTGGTCCACAGCCGCCTCAACCGGCAAACGGCTCAAGACCTGGACTCAGTGA
- a CDS encoding glycosyltransferase: MSPIKPLFNKLFNKREERLPLTPNGVLPEGEYYTLLWGIADSYGGMTTVSLERTSAFAREDNRYVTILTFDPKLDPEERGERLRSQGFLDERVQIRNVWHDLRAWPDAMLQRMAGKQKPDQASASDILEAPAKKRDRRGIKLECRNAEGKLLQRDFYSEQGNIVLSDRLDMKTKGEPAGRRLALFNSKGEVIAQWTSATSMYMAWMDVVLDGKRSYINVDSAFAANLFHRYRRKNVVVTSVLHNNHLARDPKVEGELYRSKFPLFKNIGAYDALITLTQNQRRDLIEIGFPAGNLHRISNPTEDLDGDTEKPRDPRFGATLARLVSVKRVDHSIKAVALAGHDVPGLKLDIYGEGDERDSLAELIEESDTSATITLKGHDQKAKKVYLDASFSLLTSVFEGQGLVVLESMSAGCIPIVYDIKYGPAEIITDGVDGFLVPPGDVEALAQTVAKVATMSQEELTTMRRAARKRAADFFEPNIVREWGQVLAELPFGAINRAAFTANAESVEFTGATEAEPVGIDPEGSFEVKIKVEATERGEAIDVPELEDLALAWTFRGTKLYRRVPARIEGDTVTATIPMETFARLPKGVVDFSLVFRTGRRLYQPRVAAGNVKLPLDSGRMRAYSTEQDNLSVRLRAVESSDSAAA, encoded by the coding sequence ATGAGCCCCATAAAACCCCTTTTTAACAAGCTGTTCAACAAACGCGAGGAACGTCTACCGTTGACGCCCAACGGTGTGCTTCCCGAGGGTGAGTACTACACGCTCTTATGGGGCATCGCTGACTCGTACGGCGGTATGACGACCGTCTCACTTGAACGCACGAGCGCGTTCGCTCGCGAAGACAACCGCTACGTCACGATTCTGACGTTTGACCCCAAGCTGGATCCGGAAGAACGCGGCGAACGTTTGCGTTCCCAGGGGTTCCTGGATGAGCGTGTCCAGATCCGTAACGTGTGGCATGACCTGCGCGCCTGGCCAGATGCGATGCTGCAACGGATGGCCGGTAAGCAGAAACCGGACCAAGCAAGTGCATCGGACATTCTGGAAGCGCCTGCTAAAAAGCGTGACCGACGCGGTATTAAGTTGGAGTGCCGCAACGCTGAAGGGAAGCTGCTACAACGCGACTTCTATTCCGAGCAGGGCAATATTGTGCTCAGTGACCGCCTCGATATGAAAACCAAGGGCGAGCCAGCCGGCAGGCGCCTCGCCCTGTTCAACAGCAAGGGCGAGGTCATCGCTCAGTGGACTTCCGCGACCAGCATGTATATGGCCTGGATGGACGTCGTACTTGATGGCAAACGCAGCTACATCAACGTGGATTCGGCATTCGCCGCTAACCTATTCCACCGCTACCGCCGCAAGAATGTGGTTGTGACGAGCGTTCTGCACAACAACCACTTGGCGCGTGATCCCAAAGTTGAGGGGGAGCTGTATAGGAGCAAGTTCCCGCTGTTCAAAAACATCGGCGCCTACGATGCTTTGATCACGCTGACACAGAATCAACGCCGCGATCTGATTGAGATCGGCTTCCCAGCCGGGAACTTGCACCGTATCTCAAACCCCACCGAAGACCTCGACGGGGATACCGAAAAGCCTCGTGATCCGCGGTTCGGGGCGACGCTGGCGCGGCTGGTTTCGGTTAAACGCGTGGACCACAGCATCAAGGCGGTAGCGCTTGCAGGCCACGACGTCCCGGGACTCAAGCTGGATATCTACGGTGAGGGCGATGAACGCGATTCTCTGGCTGAGCTGATCGAAGAGTCAGATACGTCGGCAACGATCACGTTGAAGGGACACGATCAGAAAGCCAAAAAGGTTTATCTGGACGCCTCGTTCAGTCTCTTGACGAGCGTTTTCGAAGGCCAAGGGCTCGTCGTGCTCGAAAGCATGTCTGCCGGCTGCATCCCGATCGTCTACGACATCAAATACGGGCCAGCCGAAATCATTACCGACGGCGTGGACGGTTTCCTAGTCCCGCCCGGCGATGTTGAAGCATTGGCCCAAACGGTGGCCAAAGTGGCAACCATGAGCCAGGAAGAACTCACCACGATGAGGAGGGCGGCCCGCAAGCGTGCCGCAGACTTCTTCGAGCCAAACATTGTGCGCGAATGGGGTCAGGTGCTCGCTGAGTTACCCTTCGGTGCGATCAACCGGGCGGCCTTCACCGCCAACGCTGAATCGGTCGAGTTCACCGGCGCGACCGAAGCGGAGCCCGTGGGCATCGATCCAGAGGGTTCATTCGAGGTCAAGATCAAGGTTGAGGCCACTGAACGCGGGGAAGCCATCGATGTGCCTGAGCTTGAGGATCTTGCGCTCGCGTGGACTTTCCGTGGCACTAAGCTCTACCGCCGTGTGCCTGCGCGCATCGAAGGCGATACCGTAACCGCTACTATCCCGATGGAAACCTTCGCACGGTTGCCGAAAGGCGTTGTCGACTTCAGCCTCGTGTTCCGTACCGGACGGCGCCTGTATCAACCACGCGTGGCAGCCGGCAACGTGAAGCTACCGCTGGATTCCGGCCGGATGCGAGCCTATTCAACGGAACAGGATAATCTGAGCGTCCGGCTCCGTGCGGTTGAGTCAAGCGACAGCGCTGCAGCCTGA